A single genomic interval of Carassius gibelio isolate Cgi1373 ecotype wild population from Czech Republic chromosome A22, carGib1.2-hapl.c, whole genome shotgun sequence harbors:
- the LOC127942541 gene encoding uncharacterized protein LOC127942541 has product MQADFVISMYFNCGNDTKIIHHLICLLVWCQGVETLTQLTHLGDNVFINCDLEEKEIYWMLVTMELPNRPVIILRLFSTSPTPFYYDASFRPKYSVQTENRLFIKNVTLDELGVYYCMTTEAPPKFSNSTRLHISEPAKLLECQNHTVVENIEQNHMVVNCTDQIQRPWMIFVILSGLMHGVLVFVVIGVCYYSRNILKRQEDLEGTQIMPLEQRKEPKTVYTEVGFSLTSEEFEKNWCFSPAARIINRNARS; this is encoded by the exons atGCAAGCAGATTTCGTAATCTCCATGTATTTTAACTGCGGAAATGACACAAAGATCATCCACCATCTTATCT gTCTTCTAGTGTGGTGTCAAGGTGTAGAAACATTAACACAGCTAACACATTTGGGAGACAATGTGTTCATAAACTGTGATCTTGAAGAAAAAGAGATCTATTGGATGCTAGTAACGATGGAACTACCAAATCGTCCGGTTATAATATTGCGGTTGTTTTCAACGTCACCAACTCCTTTTTACTACGATGCAAGTTTCAGACccaaatattcagtgcaaactgAAAATCGTCTATTTATCAAAAATGTCACTCTTGACGAGTTAGGCGTTTATTACTGCATGACCACAGAGGCACCTCCCAAATTCAGCAACAGCACCAGACTTCACATCTCTG AACCAGCTAAATTACTTGAATGCCAGAATCACACTGTGGTGGAGAATATTGAGCAGAATCACATGGTGGTGAATTGTACTGACCAAATTCAGAGACCGTGGATGATATTTGTTATCTTATCTGGTCTGATGCATGGTGTTCTGGTCTTTGTGGTCATTG GTGTATGTTACTACtctagaaacattttaaaaagacaagAAGATTTAGAGGGGACTCAGATTATGCCTCTGGAACAACGTAAAGAGCCAAAAACTGtg TATACTGAGGTGGGCTTTTCCTTGACGTCTGAAGAGTTTGAAAAAAACTGGTGCTTTTCTCCTGCAGCACGAATCATAAACAGAAACGCTCGTTCCTGA